CTGACTTGTGCATTGCTAAAGGATGCTATCCTCCCACTCCCAGCAATCTGCAAATTGACAGTGGTGGCATAACTGGTCTTTAATGTTGTTTTAGACCCTTGATTAGGAACACAGTCTTCTGTTTTAACCTCGGTGTGGCACTGAATGGGAGTGTCTCTCTCGATGGGGCTGGTTGGAGCAACGTATGGACAGATAAGAGTACTCCGACATGTTGGTTCTGTACCCTCTATGTCATCTGGCTCTATCTCGGTGCAAGATAAAGCATTTGCTTCAGTATTGGGCTCTGTGTATTTAATCAACAGATCATGTACATCTGGCCAGGAAATGCCTGTAAAGTGTTTTCCGCTTGTCCTTTCGGCTGTTAGTCTGACTGGTGAAAGAGGACCAGGGCTAACAGAAGATGGGCTACCACTGTATGAACCCCCCTGAGGACTTATTAAACCCAGATCTGAACCCACTGACCATCGTCCACTTTCAGCCCAAGATCTGCGTTCGTGTCTAGTTGGACTTGGAAGGCTATCCCCTATAGCAACAAAGGGCAAACTGGTTCCTCGTAACCTCCTTTGACTCTGAGAGTTGGCTGAATAGGATGATGATCCTGTTGGAGTGGGCGAGATGATTCCAGAGCCTCTCGGTGTAGAGTTTGTTTCCACTTTTGTATGAGAAGATGCACTTGTTACTAAGGGATTCCTTGGTTGTGGATGAGCAAAGCCCCAAACATTTATAGGAATGCCAATAGGGGGAGGAGAGGTGATTCTGGGACTCCCGCATGGAGATATTGAACAAGCTGATGTTGATCTTGAGATTTCCAAAGATAAAGGTGTAAAGTAGCCACCTTGTCTGGATGCTCTAGGGTTTGGTGGCTTTGTTACCAGATGACTGGAATGGCTGGGAGCAGGTGGAGGAGAGCAGATTCGGGTGATTGGAGATTGGAGGCAAATTGAAGGGGACTGTACACGAGAACTAGGCTCAGAGGATGGGAAAGGACGAGCCACCCTATTGTGCGAGGTTGTTCGTTGAGAATCATGGAAATGAGGCAGTCCACTTACAGCTGATGgtgctgttttgttgttgttagtgGCCCACCCATTATTACTTAagctgttgttattgttattattacaatttaaactgCTGAACGAAGGCTGTTCAAGAGCAGTGGAAGTTGGGCTGTTAATAGATGGAGCTGAATGGAGGCTAACTGGAGGTGCTGGAGATATTGACCTTTGGCTACGATAAGGAGGAGGGGACTGGACTGTTGCTGGACTAGATCGAAGACTGTTGGATCTGAATGGGGATGGACAAGACCTTGGGGGTTGACTTCCCACCCCAGTGCTGGATATGTTCCTAAATCCTGACTCCATATTTGAGTCCAAGGTGATGGGTTTTGGTGATGGCGTCCTTAGTCTTACGGAAGATGTGGGTAGAGGAGAGGATCTTACAGGTGTGGACACAGTCTGAATATGTGCACCTCTCTTGGCCATGCTTTGAGAAATTGTCTGACTGATGCAGGAGGCAGCAAGAGACTTCGTAAGAGCTGAGGTTGTTGAAGTAGGTCTGGAGCTCTGTGTACTCCTAATTGGAGAGGGTGACCTCATTCGGAGACTTGGGCTAAAGGCAGAGGGTGGTTTTGTATCTAATTTATGTTTACTACCCAAGGGAGTGATTGAAGACTTATCATTAAAAGCCTGGGATGAATATTGCCTGTGAGGAGAAAGGCCATAAGAAGTAGCATCTTGAATGTGATCCTCTGTCTGCAGTGAAGTGTATGGCACTCTGAAAAGCAAGATAAGACAAATTAAAcacagttttaaaactgtatgagcTACAAATGACAAGATATATAACTACAACTTGGTTTGTGATTTGCAGTACCTTTGAGCAATTGGAGATGATGAATTCCAATTTATAAAGGGACTTCTTGCTCCTGTGGTGGAAGGCAGATTGGAGGGTCTTTGATTTGTAAACCTTGGAAGCTCATCTAAAAGAGGTCCACCAAGTGGGGTTGAGCATGGGCTCAAAGTCTTTGAATTAATGTCTTCTTTAGATTCATCATCCTGTGGACTACACTTGCCACATGAACCAAGAAGAGGCACCAGATGTGCAAGGCTAGTTGAATCCTTCACCTGGGCTAAAGGTTTTGATTCCTCAGAGATTATCAAAGTGGATGGAACACAGTTTTTTAAGGAGGCAGCTGAATGTAATGGAAGACATGTATTTTCTTTAATAACAGAGGACACTATATGTGTTAGGTCCTCTATGTTGGTCATTTCAGTATCAGACTGGTTGGATTTCAAATGTCCTTTATCTATTTCATCTTGTTCATCAGCTATGGACAATATGCTTTCACAGTGCTGTACAACAGAGTCTATTTTCTCCTCACTGTGAGTCTCTTTACCAACATGTTTATTGACTAGTGGGTCAATAAAAACATCACTAATTGGACAAGAATTGTTCACAAAAGCAGGTTTATCCTCTTGCAATACCTGTCTTTCTGCAATCCCATATACTGGATTTGATTTGTCCCCAACATCTAAATGGTTCTCCTGAATGGACTGTAGTACACTGCTAGCATGCTCAACCAATGGCAACCCACAGATTTTGGATGGGAATTCTGATTCTGGAGTTCCAGAGTAAACTGGAAGTGGTACGGATTGATCTTTTTCATGTAGTTTAGACTCAGTCATTTCTAATGACCTGTCTGTATGGTCTGATATCACAGAGACCTGTGATTCTGTAACAGTTGCTAGTTTTTGAACTGAAGTGAAAGAGGAATCGGCAGAAGAAAAAGACAGTGAATTGGATCCAATTTCGGAGATCTCATCTAGCGGGCCAATAAGATTGCAATCATTTTCTTGGTGATAAGTTGTAGACAGCTTCTCCCTTAAAATGATATGACCAAAAGGCTCAGTAGGTGTAGTTTCTGACGATTCTTCTGCAACAAAACCATagacaacattaaaaaacattgaaatattttTCCTTCAAGCAAGGTAATAAACTCTGTTTAAATTCAGAACTCACCTGCAGACTGGCTTATCCTCATATCCCCCTGGTGCAGCTTTATTTGCTGAGATTTGGGTGAAGTGCTCCCTTTTCTATCCACTGACCATGCTCCCCTACTTACTTGAGTTTTTTTCTGATGCAGCGGTACCTTCATGCTGCTCGCCTTGGCAGTGTACATGCGTGCAAGCATTTGCactttatttaaaatcttttctgAGTTTTCCACCAAGCACTGATTGACTGGTCCACTCTCAAAAAATCCTAAATCTGGTACCTCAGCCATTCCTTCATAAAGGGTTTGGCTACACGTAACCACCTTGCCATGACGAGACCATCTTCCAACTTTAATCTGACTGGGAAGGCTATCCAGGCTTCTATTAGAAGACATTCTAGATCTAGTTTTACTTGCACATTGAAGTGATGCATCTGCTGTCTCTGTGGCCTGCAGATTAGATGTGTCTGGTGTGTCTGGATCACATTGTGAACTCTCAGAGTGTTTATGCTGTACTTGGGTTGTTATGCAATTTACGGACATTTTCTCAGCAGCATCTGTATGTTCACCACAGCTGTTCTCTCTTAAGATGGGGACTTTCAAACTGCTTGGAGACTCTTGGCCAGTTCTTTCATTCTCCTTCCACAATTTCATACTGAAACCACAAACACCTTCATCCTTTTTCTCTGAGGTCTTGCTGTCAATATCTTC
This genomic interval from Danio aesculapii chromosome 15, fDanAes4.1, whole genome shotgun sequence contains the following:
- the plekhg2 gene encoding uncharacterized protein plekhg2; translated protein: MGSSGSTSTLASSVIEVESGRDDLALCQDEDDMTPLPPPPTLSITEEIMEFINQSRVRQGMTELTSDGCQLIPETLEVQPLEAQELEESKPLITEVDENTHSIINVHRSDAEKTESVQDEDSHPSCEENISQPHEPKGVSPTLYVSKEESQLEELTFQEASYSESCKPETISEGEKDNENSVSKSEDKSDKSANETACEVKSHCPLSDTTVKASESSPKIEPEQKLTKSDKQIIEKIRSYYEAAETGVEEGQSTRRNSFSHIPAGLVKDSVTRFNVCVRQDSLVESESGRSDTVDNDSAFSILPVSDQADQTFSHQKSVDADIPPSHSDADHQVEDIDSKTSEKKDEGVCGFSMKLWKENERTGQESPSSLKVPILRENSCGEHTDAAEKMSVNCITTQVQHKHSESSQCDPDTPDTSNLQATETADASLQCASKTRSRMSSNRSLDSLPSQIKVGRWSRHGKVVTCSQTLYEGMAEVPDLGFFESGPVNQCLVENSEKILNKVQMLARMYTAKASSMKVPLHQKKTQVSRGAWSVDRKGSTSPKSQQIKLHQGDMRISQSAEESSETTPTEPFGHIILREKLSTTYHQENDCNLIGPLDEISEIGSNSLSFSSADSSFTSVQKLATVTESQVSVISDHTDRSLEMTESKLHEKDQSVPLPVYSGTPESEFPSKICGLPLVEHASSVLQSIQENHLDVGDKSNPVYGIAERQVLQEDKPAFVNNSCPISDVFIDPLVNKHVGKETHSEEKIDSVVQHCESILSIADEQDEIDKGHLKSNQSDTEMTNIEDLTHIVSSVIKENTCLPLHSAASLKNCVPSTLIISEESKPLAQVKDSTSLAHLVPLLGSCGKCSPQDDESKEDINSKTLSPCSTPLGGPLLDELPRFTNQRPSNLPSTTGARSPFINWNSSSPIAQRVPYTSLQTEDHIQDATSYGLSPHRQYSSQAFNDKSSITPLGSKHKLDTKPPSAFSPSLRMRSPSPIRSTQSSRPTSTTSALTKSLAASCISQTISQSMAKRGAHIQTVSTPVRSSPLPTSSVRLRTPSPKPITLDSNMESGFRNISSTGVGSQPPRSCPSPFRSNSLRSSPATVQSPPPYRSQRSISPAPPVSLHSAPSINSPTSTALEQPSFSSLNCNNNNNNSLSNNGWATNNNKTAPSAVSGLPHFHDSQRTTSHNRVARPFPSSEPSSRVQSPSICLQSPITRICSPPPAPSHSSHLVTKPPNPRASRQGGYFTPLSLEISRSTSACSISPCGSPRITSPPPIGIPINVWGFAHPQPRNPLVTSASSHTKVETNSTPRGSGIISPTPTGSSSYSANSQSQRRLRGTSLPFVAIGDSLPSPTRHERRSWAESGRWSVGSDLGLISPQGGSYSGSPSSVSPGPLSPVRLTAERTSGKHFTGISWPDVHDLLIKYTEPNTEANALSCTEIEPDDIEGTEPTCRSTLICPYVAPTSPIERDTPIQCHTEVKTEDCVPNQGSKTTLKTSYATTVNLQIAGSGRIASFSNAQVSLTQTLTPVADSQSKRRVSINSCNFSMQNCKRL